One stretch of uncultured Methanobrevibacter sp. DNA includes these proteins:
- the hycI gene encoding hydrogenase maturation peptidase HycI has protein sequence MSFESQLKTFLDDFEKLIILGVGNELKCDDGVGPYIIKKLKDENIEDNEKLLFIDAKTVPENFTGKIRKENPSHLIIVDACLMDGKPGDMKIVNKKDFADIGISTHSMSLSFFVRYLEKDTEISIIFVGIEPKSMDYADKPTQNVENAANEFINTLKGIIL, from the coding sequence TTGTCTTTTGAATCTCAATTAAAAACTTTCTTAGATGATTTTGAAAAATTAATCATATTGGGAGTAGGTAATGAGCTTAAATGTGATGATGGCGTAGGTCCTTATATAATTAAAAAATTGAAAGATGAAAACATTGAAGACAATGAAAAACTGCTCTTTATTGATGCAAAAACAGTCCCTGAAAATTTTACAGGCAAAATCAGAAAGGAAAATCCTTCTCATTTAATCATCGTTGATGCATGTTTGATGGATGGCAAACCTGGTGATATGAAGATTGTTAATAAAAAGGATTTTGCAGATATCGGAATTTCAACTCATTCAATGTCCTTATCATTTTTTGTAAGATACTTGGAAAAGGATACTGAAATTAGTATTATTTTTGTTGGAATTGAACCGAAATCAATGGATTATGCAGATAAACCAACACAAAATGTTGAAAATGCTGCTAATGAATTTATAAATACGTTAAAAGGAATTATATTATGA
- a CDS encoding 50S ribosomal protein L11 methyltransferase yields the protein MKFKTTPYHFDLLKDSDRLSGFLQAIKEYEGKNDLAYDLGCGSGVLSYFLSGYFKEIIAIEIEKSTFECAKENLSDFNSIHVVNSDVLVYDSDRKADLIVCEMMDTALIDEEEVPVLNHAKKFLKEDGKIIPRGIINSAELVDMQREYIHWDEQAKYDVLSNSIIYSEFDFLEDINPNFESEICFEVKKDGRVNGVKITTFTKLNDNLICGPTPMLNPPLLIPLEEASVKANDFINVKLKYIMGNGIESIQTELIKR from the coding sequence ATGAAATTCAAAACTACTCCCTATCATTTTGATTTATTGAAGGATTCCGATAGGTTATCTGGATTTTTACAAGCTATTAAAGAATATGAAGGAAAAAATGATTTGGCATATGACTTGGGCTGTGGTAGTGGAGTTTTATCTTATTTTTTAAGTGGTTATTTTAAAGAAATCATAGCTATTGAAATTGAAAAGAGCACATTTGAATGTGCAAAGGAAAATTTATCTGATTTTAACAGTATCCATGTAGTCAATAGTGATGTTTTGGTATATGATTCGGATAGAAAAGCAGATTTAATTGTTTGTGAGATGATGGACACAGCTTTAATTGATGAGGAAGAGGTTCCAGTCTTAAATCATGCCAAAAAATTCCTTAAAGAGGACGGTAAAATAATTCCTCGGGGAATTATCAACTCTGCCGAGCTTGTTGATATGCAGAGGGAATATATTCACTGGGACGAGCAGGCAAAATATGATGTGTTGTCTAATTCTATAATCTATTCTGAATTTGATTTTTTAGAGGATATAAATCCTAATTTTGAATCAGAAATCTGTTTTGAAGTTAAAAAGGATGGAAGAGTCAATGGAGTAAAAATAACCACATTCACAAAACTTAACGATAATTTGATATGTGGTCCTACACCAATGTTAAATCCACCTTTGCTAATCCCGTTGGAAGAAGCTTCTGTAAAAGCAAATGACTTTATTAATGTAAAACTAAAATATATTATGGGAAATGGGATTGAGAGTATTCAAACTGAATTAATAAAGAGGTGA
- the nikR gene encoding nickel-responsive transcriptional regulator NikR, with product MMRISMSLPKKLLADFDEVLKERGYQSRSKGIRDALQDYIVRYQWMNSMEGQRIGIITIIYDHHYTGVMENLAEIQHSFRNEINTSMHIHMTDKYCMEIVVVNGDIAEIRDLTERIMRLKGVEHVKLTSTANGEDFNEPGHSHDHTHHHH from the coding sequence ATGATGAGAATTAGTATGTCTTTACCAAAAAAATTATTGGCTGATTTTGATGAAGTATTAAAAGAAAGGGGTTATCAGTCACGTTCAAAAGGAATTCGTGATGCACTTCAAGATTATATTGTAAGATACCAATGGATGAATTCCATGGAAGGTCAAAGAATTGGTATTATAACAATTATCTATGATCATCATTATACTGGAGTTATGGAAAACCTTGCAGAAATTCAACACAGTTTCAGAAATGAAATCAACACAAGTATGCACATTCATATGACCGATAAATATTGTATGGAAATTGTAGTTGTAAACGGGGATATTGCTGAGATTCGTGATTTAACCGAAAGAATCATGAGACTTAAAGGTGTTGAACATGTAAAACTTACCAGTACTGCAAATGGGGAAGATTTTAATGAACCTGGTCATAGCCATGACCACACTCACCACCATCATTAA